One segment of Sulfobacillus thermosulfidooxidans DSM 9293 DNA contains the following:
- the kdpC gene encoding potassium-transporting ATPase subunit KdpC, with protein sequence MKWLRPIVGVTLGTWLLVGLGYPLVMTGISQILFPYQANGSQIRVNGQVVASQHVGQYFNQPQYFWGRPSATTPPYNPEASSPSNLGPTNKLLVEHVKARIKALQASIPGLKVSQIPISLVESSGSGLDPDITVQSALIQIPRVAKATGLSEGFLTRLVDQHVLGPQFGIFGKDRVNVVELNLAVYEALHPHQSS encoded by the coding sequence ATGAAATGGTTGCGACCGATTGTTGGCGTGACATTGGGAACCTGGTTACTGGTAGGATTAGGATATCCACTGGTGATGACTGGAATAAGTCAGATTCTCTTTCCTTATCAGGCCAATGGTTCTCAAATTCGGGTGAATGGCCAAGTGGTGGCATCGCAGCATGTGGGGCAGTATTTTAATCAACCACAATATTTTTGGGGCAGGCCATCGGCGACCACGCCGCCCTATAATCCGGAAGCTTCTAGCCCCAGTAATTTAGGTCCCACCAATAAATTACTCGTGGAACATGTCAAGGCACGCATCAAGGCCTTGCAAGCGAGTATTCCGGGGCTTAAAGTGTCTCAAATTCCGATTAGTTTGGTCGAGAGCTCAGGGTCCGGATTAGACCCCGATATTACAGTCCAGTCCGCTCTCATTCAAATTCCACGGGTGGCCAAAGCCACAGGATTGAGTGAAGGATTTTTGACCCGACTGGTCGATCAACATGTTCTGGGACCCCAGTTCGGCATTTTCGGAAAAGATCGGGTTAATGTCGTGGAATTAAATTTAGCAGTTTACGAAGCATTGCACCCTCATCAGTCCAGTTAG